The Ornithinimicrobium faecis region CACGTCGCGGCGGGACGAGACACCACGGCCCCTGGTCGACGTGGCCGCCGACCTGGTCCCCGAGATCCAGGCCCTGGGGGGCGACGTCGTGCTCTACGGCCACTGCCTCGGGGGTGCGCTCGCCGTCGAGACGGCGCTGCAGCTCGAGGCGGCAGGGACCTCGGTCCTCGGCGTCGTTGAGGCCGGCACCTTCCCCGCCGCCCGGCTGCCGGGCCGCTTCGCCCGTGCGCTCGATCGAGTCCTGCCGACTGATCGTCTCCTGTCGGATCGGGCCTATCACGACATGCTCCGCTCGCTCGGGGGCTTCACCGACGTCGTGGACCCGGCAGACCGTTCCTTCCTGATCAGGGCGCTGCGCCACGACGCCCGCGAGGCCGAGGGCTATTACACCGACCGTTACACCGACGTCGAGGCCGGGCGAGTGGTGCCCCATCTCGAGGCGCCGTTGCTGTGCGTCGTGGGTGATCGGGACCGCGCCACCGAGCTCTATCAGGAGCGGTTCGCCGAGTGGGCCGACTTCTCGCAGGACGTCGACCTGGCGGTGATCGACCGGGCGGGTCACTATTTCCTGAAGCACCAGGCCGAGGAGTTGACCGGGGTGCTGCGCGGGACCATCGATCGGTGGAGGCGCGGCGAGCGACCCCGCGCCGAGCCAGCGACCGCCCGTGCCCGCGAGGCCTCCACCAGGACCTTCCTGCTGGTGGCCATCACCCAACTGCTCTCGATGATCGGCACCGGCCTGACCAGCTTTGCCCTGGGCGTGTGGGTGCTGCAGGAGACCGGGTCCGTCAGCCGATTCGCGATGATCTCGGTGCTCGCCATCGCTCCAGCCATCGTGCTGTCTCCAGTGGCGGGCGCCGTCGCAGACCGCTTCGACCGACGGCGGGTGATGATCCTGTCCGACACTGCGGCCGGTGTGGCCACCGCGGCGCTCGTCTGGCTCCTCGCGATGGGACAGCTCGAGCTGTGGTTCATCTATCTCTTCGCGGGCGTGGGGTCGGTGGCCAACGCCTTCCAGCGCCCCGCCTATCTGGCAGCCGTCACCCAGTTGGTGCCCAAGCGCTACCTCGGCCAGGCCAACGGCCTGGTCACGCTGGGCGCCTCCGCAGGTGACCTGATCGCGGCGCTGCTCGGCGGCATACTGATCGGATTTTTTGGCCTGGTCCCGGTGGTGGCCATCGACGCCACCACCTTCGTGCTGGCATTTGTAGTGCTGCTGTGCGTGCGCTTCCCGGATCGGTTGTGGATCCGGCGCGAGGAGACCTTCCGGGCGGAGATTGCGGGCGGCTGGCGCTACATCGTGCGGCGTCGACCACTGGTGGTCATGGTCGTCTTCTTCGTCGTCTTCAACTTCCTGTTTGCCGTGCCGGTTGTGCTGGCCACCCCGCTGGTGCTGGAGGGCAGCTCACCCCAGGTGCTCGGCGCGGTCCTGGCTTGTGGGGGCATCGGTGCCCTCCTCGGCACGCTGCTCATGGCGGTCTGGGGCGGCACCCGGCGCCGGGCCCTGGGCATGATCGGAGGAACGATCACCCTCGGGCTGGCCGTGGTCCTGCTCGGTGCCACCACCCAGCCGATCGTGCAGGGTTTGGCGATGCTGGTGACCTATGGCTCCTTGCTGGTGCTCAACGCCCACTGGCTCGCCCTGATCCAGACCAAGGTGGGGTTGGAGCTCCAGGGCAGGGTGCTGGCGATCAATCAGATGCTGGCGATGTCGACCATGCCGTTCGGTTTCCTGGTGGTCGGGCCGCTGTCGGACTGGGTCGGTGACCGCGCCGGTGGTGGGCCCCTCGGCGCGCTGGAGGATGCGCTGCACCTCGGCTCGGTGGCTGGGGTGGGGCTGACCCTGGTCGCGACCGGTGTGCTCATCACCGTGTGGGGTGTCTTGGGGATGTCAGTGTCTGCACTGCGCACCATGGAGGACGCGCTCCCGGATGCGCTTCCGGACGCCGAGATTGCTGACGACCGCGACGAGTTGCAGGCGCAGGCCGACGAGGCGCTGCGGCAGCACCTGGCGACGAGTCGGACCTGAGCCGACGCTGAGGGGCCGGGCGTTCACCCGGCCCCTCAGGCCTGCAGACCCTCAGCCTGCCGTGCCTCAGGCCTGCTGCCCCTCAGCCCGCCGTGTGAGCCGTCAGCCGCGGTGACCACCGCGCGGCGGACGCGGCTTGCGCGGCCGGAAGGCGTGGAAGACACCCGGGCGCGGCTGCCCGTGGCCGCTGTAGGGGTAGGTGCTGACCGGGTTGGCCGGGCTCGCCCCCGAGACCTCACCGGGGTGCTGGACCGCGGCCAGCACCGTGTTGTCGTCCAGGTCGATGTAGGGGCCGCAGCACTCGGCGCCGACCGGCACCGAGAGGAACTGCTGCAGGTGACCGGCCTCGCGGCCCCGGACGGGATAGAGATACAGGCCGTCGCTGTTGCCCAGCGTGCCCGGCTGCCCGTCGGTCGAGATCCACAGGTTGCCCTGCGGGTCGAAGGCCACGTTGTCGGGGCAGCTGATCGGTGAGACGTCCTCGCGGTCATAGCCCAGGAAGTAGGCCGACGGGTCGCTCGGGTCGCCGGCCAGCAGCACGATGCGCCAGTGGAAGGTCAACCCCGTGTGGTCGTTGCCGTCCTCGGACATCTCGATGACGTGCCCGTGCTTGTTGCCCAGGCGTGGGTTGGCCTCGTCCAGATCGACCCGCTGGCTGTTGTTGGTCAGGGCAGCGTAGATCCGACCGTTGGTGAGGTTGGGCTCGACGTCCTCGGGGCGGTCCATCTTGGTGGGGCCGACCAGGTCCGCGGCCTGCCGCGTCCAGATCAGGACCTCCTCGACGGTCCAGCCCGGCACGTGCGAGGTGCCGTCGACGACCAGCGGCAGCCAGCTGCCGGTGCCGTCCCACTCGCCGTCCTCCATCCCGTCACCGACAAACTTGGCGACATAGAGATCGCCCTCGGAGAGCAGCGCCTTGTTGTGTTCCCGGTGCCCGTTGCCCTTGCGGTGCTTGTTCTTGGACACGAACTTGTAGATGTAGTCGTGGCGCTCGTCATCACCCATGTAGGCCACCACGTGGCCGCTGTCGGCGATGATGACGTTGGCGCCCTCGTGCTTGAACCGGCCGAGCGCCGTGTGCTTGACCGGGGTGGAGGTCGGGTCGGACGGGTCGACCTCCACGATCCAGCCGAAGCGGTTGACCTCGTGGGGCTCGGTGGCGACGTGGAAGCGGTCCTCGACGCGCTCCCAGCCGCGCCCGCCGCTGGTCAGGCCATAGCGTGCCAGCTTCTGGTCGGGGTCAGGGGCTCCGGTGGTGTCGAAGTACTGGTTGAAGTTCTCCTCGCCGGAGAGCACCGTGCCCCACGGGGTGACGCCGCCGGCGCAGTTGTTCAGGGTGCCGAGCACGAGGGCGCCGGTCGGGTCCTGCGAGGTCCGCATCGCCTCGTGTCCCGCTGCGGGCCCGTCAACGGTGAACGGCGTCCAGGTGTGGATGCGGCGGTTGGAGGCACCGCTGCGCACATACTCCCAGGCCTCGTGCTTGTTCTGGCGGCGCACGTTGACCACGGTCATCCCGTGGGCCGCCATGATGATCCGCAGCTGCTCGTCGGTGAGCTCGTCGGAGCCGCCCACCTCAAACATCAGCTCGTCGTTGGTGTATTCGTTGTTGAACACCAGCACTGCCTTGTTGCCACCGTTGCCGTTGCGGATCAGGGTGACGTAGTCGGCGTTGTAGCCGGCCTGCACCTGCTGGGCGTCGGCGGACTGGTTCCAGAAGTCGAACTCCGGTGCCTCGGTGGTGATCGGGTCGCCCCAGGAGATGATCGGCTCCCAGGTGAAGCCTCCCGGGACCGTGACGTTGTCGACCGTGCGCGGCGTGGGGGCGATCGCGGTGAACAGCCCACCACCGGGGTTCTTGGGCGCTGCCGCGGCGGGGGCAGCCGTGCCCAGGCTCGCGAGCCCCAGCACGGCGGCGCTCAGGCCGCCGGCCTTGAGGGCGTTCCTGCGGGACACCCGAGCATTCACGACCTCGCGGAAGGTCGGGTTGTCGGAGGTGTTGGGGATCTCGTGGAAACAGGCGTCCCCACAGCGATACTTGCAGGTCATCCGGTCGCGTCCGCCGTTGTGCACGGGGGTCAGCGACAGCAGGGGCAGGGAGCGACGGGTCGTCGGAGCGGTCACGGTCATCCTTTGAGTTCGGGGCAACGGGGCAGGACATGGGCCTCCAGTCAACGTAGGAGTGCCCGATGACTGGAGCAGCGACCGGTGGCCGAACTCTCGCGGACCAACACATGTCTCCTCGGCGACGAACAGGTCAGGACCGGGTATGCCGAGTGTCACCGTTAATCTGTCCCGGTGACTTCCTCCCGGGTTCAGCGTGTGTCTGCCGGTGTCTGGGCCATGGTGCCGTTCGCCGCCCTGCTCGGGGCGGCGACCCTGTGGCAGGCGCCGGCCCGCGTGCCGACCCACTGGAGCTCTGACCTGCCGGACGGGTTCAGCACCGGAGCCGGCGTCTTCACGGTGACCGTGTCGATCGCGGGATTCTGTGCGGTGGCGGCAGCGCTCGTCGCCGCCCTCGCAGTGGTGGTGCCTGCCCTGTGGAGCCGGTGGATCGTCACGGTGCTGGCCGGTGTGGCCGCCGCGGCCGCCGCGACCTATGGCGCGGCCGCCTGGGGCACGCACCTGGCCGGCACGGCGGAGAAGGTGCACGTGATCTGGTCGATCGCGCCGTTCGTGATCGGCATCCTGTGGGCCGTCGTGGCCTATCTGCTGCACCGCACCGAGCCGGTGGACCGGCAGGCCGTGATCGACACCGTGCCGGAGCGCTCGCGTGTCGTGCCGGTCCGCGGCGGGGACGTCGTGCCCTGGGCCACCGTGGCCCGGTCGGGGACCTTGTTCGGCACGGCGATCTTCGTCGCGGTCGTCCTGACCGTCACCACCGTGCTGGCGTGGATCAGCAGCCTGTGGCTCGGGCTCTTCGTGGCCGTCGTGTCAGTGGCCGCCGTTGCGTTCACGGCCGCCTGGTCCCGCGTGGAGATCCAGGTCGACGACGCGGGGCTGGTCCTGCAGTCCCTGGTGCTGCCGGTCCCGGTGCTGCGGGTCGCTGTTGAGGACGTCGTCGGAGTGGAGGTCGCCGACCTGGACCCGATGAAGTGGGGTGGCATCGGGCTGCGCTGGCTGCCGGACCGGTCCGCCTACATCGTCCGTGGTGGGCCGGGGATCGTGGTGCACCGGGCCTCGGGGCGGCGCCTGGGCATCGAGATCCCCGAGGGCGAGGAGGTC contains the following coding sequences:
- a CDS encoding PhoX family protein yields the protein MTVTAPTTRRSLPLLSLTPVHNGGRDRMTCKYRCGDACFHEIPNTSDNPTFREVVNARVSRRNALKAGGLSAAVLGLASLGTAAPAAAAPKNPGGGLFTAIAPTPRTVDNVTVPGGFTWEPIISWGDPITTEAPEFDFWNQSADAQQVQAGYNADYVTLIRNGNGGNKAVLVFNNEYTNDELMFEVGGSDELTDEQLRIIMAAHGMTVVNVRRQNKHEAWEYVRSGASNRRIHTWTPFTVDGPAAGHEAMRTSQDPTGALVLGTLNNCAGGVTPWGTVLSGEENFNQYFDTTGAPDPDQKLARYGLTSGGRGWERVEDRFHVATEPHEVNRFGWIVEVDPSDPTSTPVKHTALGRFKHEGANVIIADSGHVVAYMGDDERHDYIYKFVSKNKHRKGNGHREHNKALLSEGDLYVAKFVGDGMEDGEWDGTGSWLPLVVDGTSHVPGWTVEEVLIWTRQAADLVGPTKMDRPEDVEPNLTNGRIYAALTNNSQRVDLDEANPRLGNKHGHVIEMSEDGNDHTGLTFHWRIVLLAGDPSDPSAYFLGYDREDVSPISCPDNVAFDPQGNLWISTDGQPGTLGNSDGLYLYPVRGREAGHLQQFLSVPVGAECCGPYIDLDDNTVLAAVQHPGEVSGASPANPVSTYPYSGHGQPRPGVFHAFRPRKPRPPRGGHRG